One bacterium DNA segment encodes these proteins:
- a CDS encoding S8 family serine peptidase, which translates to MSKKYYSKHGLVVIAGIIFFLAGQGQAWIYTFNGSLNNHDRLDDMIFGADHNVYAVGYSDSRWPSNPGNLTVVSLTSAGAFRWMYNYPRKELGNGALYYCIVWGADGNLYACGDSIVVSLTPNGVQRWVYTQMDAHSLIYGADGNLYCCGEGNVASFTTSGAERWKRSGLNRSYELTYCPDGNIYVAGEADSRFSVQSWTTAGSARWTYQYTGSLNDDLAYSITTGPDSTIYVAGRVATDHYSDLLVVSLSPGMAEKWTYTYTSPGYYMDMAASIIRGTDGNLYLAGFGGYGAYTRDIVAMSLTPSGIRRWYYNYNGPGSNFDSPHEIEYGLDGHLYIAGTAIAATGDFLVLYLTRFGNERKPAYLYDSPAHSSDEAYAVVYGGDDSLFMCGTTMNASNDEDLLVMGHDMSYLATNPGEISTNPETLIFTTGTMTQNHFLPIRTTFRPWSSSVIEPTLSEQMQSARDDEFIPVIILLSEQPDMIILEADALQVGKMQRRQWVTSQLKMLSQNSQKDILSYLEAKMRQETVKNIASLWIVNAVSAKVRKDVIDELAQIAGISNISLDNECFHVSGKAAPRPGDELSGREIVWGVEKIQADSVWSLGYTGKGVIVGVLDTGVSWGHQDLNDHLWEGGVSYPAHGYDFVNHDKYPSDDNGHGTHVAGIIAGDGTAGSQTGVAPDAQIMAIKVLNASGAGALTWIIEGLQFAIDHGADIINMSLGADSANSATKNYCRDMSRIAYITGVPLTVSAGNGKGGGSHYVIPYDITSPGDVPAPWYAPNGGRNATMSVGATDAADVIANFSSYGPTQWNTNIYMDYLYPSGLKKPEVSAPGVNIKSLLYNNMSGYTSMSGTSMAAPHLAGTMALMLEKNRFLTCRELDSIIETTSLDLGAAGRDNYYGAGRINALNAVNAVVASRLLSGTFYIRNAPAAPGNLEFDKGFDWNAAWLKQASATSFVLVPGESTAVKVSVDTACLADGTYWDTLWIYCNDPDVGFYPEPVCLAIGPIGIEEPSYPDVQSRIKRGTILLNISPNPFRTRIDIRYTIHATRSKDYVLRIFDANGRLVRDLTADLASYILHHGSVVSWSGDDDEGGMVPAGVYFVRLEAGGQEQMEKAVFLR; encoded by the coding sequence ATGTCGAAAAAATATTATAGTAAGCATGGTCTGGTAGTCATCGCCGGCATCATTTTTTTCCTCGCGGGGCAAGGGCAGGCATGGATCTACACATTCAATGGATCCTTGAATAATCATGATCGGCTTGACGATATGATATTCGGGGCCGACCACAACGTTTATGCCGTCGGTTACAGCGACTCCAGGTGGCCCAGTAATCCGGGTAATCTGACGGTTGTAAGCCTTACCTCGGCTGGAGCTTTCCGCTGGATGTACAATTACCCGAGAAAAGAACTGGGCAACGGCGCCCTGTATTATTGCATTGTCTGGGGTGCTGACGGCAATCTCTATGCCTGCGGTGACAGCATTGTCGTGAGTCTTACTCCCAACGGGGTTCAACGCTGGGTCTACACCCAGATGGATGCTCATAGCCTGATCTACGGTGCCGACGGCAATCTCTATTGCTGCGGAGAAGGAAACGTCGCAAGTTTCACCACGAGCGGCGCGGAACGATGGAAAAGATCCGGATTGAACCGGAGTTATGAACTCACGTATTGCCCGGATGGTAATATCTATGTAGCCGGAGAAGCGGATTCCCGATTCAGCGTGCAGAGCTGGACCACGGCGGGTTCCGCACGGTGGACATACCAATACACCGGATCATTGAACGACGATCTGGCATATTCAATCACCACGGGTCCTGACAGCACTATCTATGTTGCGGGCAGAGTAGCGACCGACCATTATAGCGATCTGCTGGTGGTGAGCCTGAGCCCGGGAATGGCGGAAAAGTGGACATATACTTACACCAGTCCAGGTTACTACATGGACATGGCTGCCAGTATTATCAGGGGTACAGACGGGAACCTTTACCTGGCCGGATTTGGGGGTTACGGTGCGTACACGAGAGATATCGTTGCTATGAGTCTGACACCATCAGGCATAAGGCGCTGGTACTACAACTACAACGGACCGGGCAGTAATTTTGACAGCCCCCATGAGATCGAGTATGGTCTGGATGGTCATTTATATATTGCTGGAACGGCGATCGCGGCGACCGGTGATTTTCTTGTCCTGTATCTCACCCGGTTTGGCAATGAACGCAAGCCCGCATATCTCTATGACAGCCCTGCCCACAGCAGCGACGAGGCATATGCGGTCGTTTATGGAGGTGATGACAGCTTGTTCATGTGCGGCACGACGATGAACGCCAGCAACGACGAGGATTTACTGGTTATGGGTCATGACATGAGCTATCTTGCCACCAATCCGGGCGAAATAAGCACGAATCCGGAGACACTGATCTTCACCACCGGTACAATGACGCAAAACCATTTTCTACCGATCAGAACGACCTTCAGACCATGGTCTTCCAGTGTGATTGAACCGACGTTGTCGGAGCAGATGCAGTCCGCCAGAGACGATGAATTCATTCCCGTTATCATTCTTCTCTCCGAGCAACCGGACATGATCATCCTGGAAGCGGACGCCTTGCAGGTTGGAAAAATGCAGCGCCGTCAATGGGTGACTTCGCAGCTGAAAATGCTGTCACAGAATTCCCAAAAGGATATCCTCTCATACCTTGAGGCAAAGATGAGGCAAGAAACGGTCAAAAACATCGCATCGCTATGGATTGTCAATGCGGTCAGTGCGAAAGTAAGGAAGGATGTAATCGATGAACTCGCCCAGATCGCCGGTATAAGTAATATCAGCCTTGACAATGAATGTTTTCATGTTTCAGGGAAAGCTGCCCCGAGACCCGGAGATGAATTGTCCGGGCGTGAAATCGTCTGGGGGGTAGAAAAAATCCAGGCTGATTCGGTCTGGAGCTTGGGTTATACCGGCAAGGGCGTTATCGTCGGAGTTCTGGACACGGGTGTGAGCTGGGGGCATCAAGATCTTAACGACCATTTGTGGGAGGGTGGGGTCTCGTATCCCGCGCACGGATACGATTTTGTGAATCATGACAAGTATCCGTCTGACGATAATGGTCATGGTACGCACGTGGCGGGCATTATTGCCGGCGATGGTACGGCTGGTAGTCAGACCGGAGTCGCGCCTGACGCTCAGATAATGGCGATAAAGGTATTGAACGCAAGCGGTGCCGGTGCGCTCACATGGATAATCGAAGGACTTCAGTTTGCGATTGACCATGGCGCTGATATTATCAATATGTCGCTGGGCGCCGATAGTGCCAATAGTGCGACCAAAAACTATTGCCGTGACATGAGCAGAATTGCTTATATCACCGGCGTGCCATTGACAGTTTCTGCTGGAAACGGTAAAGGTGGTGGTAGCCATTATGTTATTCCGTATGACATAACAAGCCCTGGCGATGTACCGGCACCCTGGTATGCGCCGAATGGCGGGCGCAATGCAACTATGTCTGTGGGCGCAACCGATGCGGCTGATGTAATAGCAAATTTTTCCAGTTACGGACCGACGCAGTGGAATACTAACATATACATGGATTATCTCTACCCGTCCGGGCTTAAGAAACCCGAAGTGAGTGCGCCCGGCGTAAATATCAAATCACTGCTCTATAACAATATGTCGGGATATACGAGCATGAGCGGCACATCAATGGCCGCGCCCCATCTCGCGGGTACGATGGCATTGATGCTTGAAAAAAATCGTTTTCTTACGTGCCGGGAACTTGATTCAATAATTGAAACTACGTCTCTGGATCTGGGCGCAGCCGGTCGGGATAACTACTACGGTGCGGGAAGAATCAATGCCCTGAATGCGGTCAATGCGGTGGTTGCGTCCAGATTGCTGAGCGGAACATTTTACATCCGTAACGCACCGGCAGCTCCCGGTAATCTTGAGTTTGACAAGGGCTTTGACTGGAACGCGGCATGGTTGAAGCAGGCGTCTGCGACCTCGTTTGTTCTTGTTCCCGGCGAGTCGACCGCTGTCAAAGTCTCTGTTGATACCGCGTGTCTTGCGGACGGCACATACTGGGATACGCTCTGGATTTATTGCAACGATCCGGATGTGGGCTTCTATCCGGAACCGGTCTGCCTGGCTATCGGCCCAATCGGTATCGAAGAACCGTCCTATCCCGATGTTCAGTCCCGAATCAAGCGAGGAACAATCCTGCTCAACATCTCGCCCAATCCATTCCGGACCCGGATCGATATCCGATACACGATCCATGCTACACGATCAAAGGATTATGTGCTGAGAATATTCGATGCGAATGGCCGGTTAGTGCGTGATCTTACTGCTGATCTTGCGTCATATATCCTGCATCATGGATCGGTCGTCTCTTGGTCCGGCGATGACGATGAGGGGGGGATGGTCCCGGCCGGTGTGTATTTTGTCCGGCTGGAAGCCGGCGGACAGGAGCAGATGGAAAAAGCAGTGTTTCTGCGGTGA
- the gcvH gene encoding glycine cleavage system protein GcvH, giving the protein MDIKGYNMPEDLYYHQEDTWVKVEADGTVKVGMDDFYQKQAGDTTYVDLPFEGDTVTQGETCGKIQSSKWVGKFVSPISGEITEVNRELENDCRLINKDPYGGGWIIKVKPSKLDAELKNLAFGADGVTKFIDAQLAKAKK; this is encoded by the coding sequence ATGGACATAAAGGGATATAATATGCCCGAGGATCTTTATTATCACCAGGAAGACACCTGGGTGAAGGTTGAAGCTGACGGCACCGTGAAGGTCGGCATGGATGATTTTTACCAGAAACAGGCCGGCGACACGACCTACGTGGATCTGCCTTTTGAAGGCGACACCGTGACGCAGGGGGAGACCTGCGGCAAGATCCAGTCGTCAAAGTGGGTCGGCAAGTTCGTTTCGCCGATCTCCGGCGAGATCACGGAAGTCAACCGGGAACTTGAGAATGACTGCCGGCTGATAAACAAGGATCCTTACGGCGGCGGCTGGATCATCAAGGTAAAGCCGTCGAAACTGGACGCGGAACTGAAAAACCTCGCTTTTGGCGCGGACGGAGTCACCAAATTCATCGACGCCCAGCTGGCGAAAGCTAAAAAATAA
- a CDS encoding flavin reductase codes for MDHKALMKFSYGLYVVSSNNKAGAHNGQIADAVFQASSDPVLIGVCINKQNLTHEYILESGIFTISVLAVDTPMNFIGHFGFKTGRTFNKFDSVGFRLGELGAPIVTDNAIATVEVEVKERVDASTHTLFIGKAMAAEVLSDKQPMTYAYYREVKHGLVPKTAPGYYDEKQGPVPAGASLKGELKMKKYRCTVCGYIYDPEKGDPDTGVAAGTSFEQIPSDWVCPVCGAGKDKFEPAD; via the coding sequence ATGGATCACAAAGCGCTGATGAAGTTCAGTTACGGATTGTATGTGGTTTCGAGTAACAATAAAGCCGGTGCCCATAACGGTCAGATAGCCGATGCGGTGTTTCAGGCTTCATCAGACCCGGTACTGATCGGCGTCTGCATAAACAAGCAGAACCTGACCCATGAATATATCCTGGAGAGCGGTATTTTCACGATTTCGGTGCTGGCGGTCGATACGCCCATGAATTTTATCGGGCATTTCGGTTTCAAGACCGGACGGACATTCAATAAATTCGATAGCGTCGGTTTCCGCCTTGGGGAACTGGGCGCGCCGATCGTAACTGACAACGCGATCGCCACTGTCGAGGTCGAGGTCAAGGAGCGTGTCGACGCTTCAACGCACACACTTTTTATCGGCAAGGCAATGGCAGCCGAAGTTCTGAGCGACAAACAGCCAATGACCTATGCCTACTATCGCGAGGTAAAGCACGGATTGGTGCCGAAAACGGCCCCTGGATATTACGATGAGAAGCAGGGACCGGTCCCTGCCGGCGCTAGTTTGAAGGGAGAATTGAAAATGAAAAAATACCGTTGTACGGTTTGCGGGTACATATATGATCCGGAAAAAGGCGATCCGGACACTGGTGTTGCCGCGGGCACCTCTTTTGAACAAATCCCGTCAGACTGGGTGTGTCCTGTATGCGGGGCAGGGAAAGACAAGTTTGAGCCGGCAGATTAG
- a CDS encoding FAD-binding and (Fe-S)-binding domain-containing protein: MAISKDIIKQLQDIVGSEYCKTSNAELYVYAFDGGIHRKKPDVVVQPQNTVQVQKIVQLANKYKVPVVPRGAGSALCGHSVPIDGGISVDMQRMNKIKDIRMGDMFVVSEPGVVCDVFNAAIKPMKYFIPGPASSEVATLGGMVAINASGEKAVKYGATRDYVLGLEVVLPTGEIAYTGTKTIKHSTGYQIERLMCGSEGMLGIITEINMKVVPLPPKIAGCIAAFDDLEKAGQCVANIIAKPLIPSQLEIMSAPCIKAVNKAAKMSLPEVAGILLIEIDGRPETIKLDVDIVVKICKDAGAVSVEFTEDEAKIAEIWKARKQMIPSLSILKQEYATTMLADDMAVPVSKIPQAVAGIWAISEKYDIIIPPYGHAGDGNLHTKVLMTPTDPKHWEQAKKAVAEIYQLIRELGGTTSGEHGIAITKAEEFHKEKHTVIPVMRAIKKAMDPNNIMNPHKMFDWDKGFMYELRYPTNPNRKLEGHLAKWENEMMMCTMCGYCKNVCPTFVNQLWDPPSGRGRMVMSYGILEKELEIDDSVVKALYQCTLCRDCNRRCPSKVKVPDVVRAARADLVEKGFAYDAHKTFIANIKKTGNIFADTEVMAPVQEGETPVFVGCQFLARPNKTKMYLKLLEKIGIKPKVVKEVCCGYPMEALGFVKEFEEHKKKFTELFPFKTAITLCPTCTVYLNEAYKIQAKHALQVIAEKLPGAQVKKQAGKVTYHDPCDLSRGAKITKEPREIIKALGLELVEMKYKQDTSRCCGGGGGILVSDNTLSNKIAEERIKEALRTKAETLVTACATCEQVLKTAATAVADKGGGKLNVLGLQEIIWKAL, encoded by the coding sequence ATGGCAATCAGCAAGGATATTATCAAACAGCTGCAGGACATCGTCGGCAGCGAATACTGCAAGACCAGCAACGCGGAGCTCTACGTGTACGCCTTTGACGGCGGCATCCATCGCAAGAAGCCCGATGTCGTGGTCCAGCCGCAGAACACGGTACAGGTTCAGAAGATCGTCCAACTCGCGAACAAATACAAAGTGCCGGTCGTTCCGCGCGGAGCAGGTTCCGCGCTGTGCGGGCATTCAGTGCCCATTGACGGCGGGATCTCGGTCGACATGCAGCGTATGAATAAAATCAAGGATATCCGAATGGGGGATATGTTTGTGGTCAGCGAACCCGGCGTCGTCTGCGACGTTTTCAACGCCGCGATCAAACCTATGAAGTATTTCATCCCGGGCCCGGCATCGAGCGAAGTCGCGACTCTGGGCGGCATGGTGGCGATCAACGCGTCGGGCGAAAAGGCGGTTAAATACGGGGCGACCAGGGACTATGTGCTGGGCCTGGAAGTCGTGCTGCCCACCGGCGAGATCGCGTACACCGGCACCAAAACCATCAAGCATTCAACCGGCTATCAGATCGAACGGCTGATGTGCGGGTCCGAAGGCATGCTCGGCATTATAACCGAGATCAACATGAAAGTTGTCCCTTTGCCGCCCAAAATCGCGGGTTGTATCGCGGCATTTGACGATCTGGAAAAAGCCGGTCAGTGCGTAGCCAATATTATCGCAAAGCCGCTAATCCCATCGCAGCTTGAAATCATGTCGGCACCCTGCATTAAGGCCGTAAATAAAGCGGCTAAAATGAGCCTACCTGAAGTTGCAGGAATACTGCTCATCGAGATCGATGGCCGTCCCGAAACGATAAAACTGGATGTCGATATCGTCGTCAAGATCTGCAAAGATGCCGGTGCGGTGTCGGTCGAGTTTACCGAGGATGAAGCTAAGATCGCGGAGATCTGGAAAGCAAGGAAACAAATGATCCCGTCGCTCAGTATTTTAAAGCAGGAATATGCGACCACGATGCTGGCCGATGATATGGCGGTACCGGTCTCAAAAATACCTCAGGCGGTCGCCGGTATCTGGGCGATCTCCGAGAAATACGATATCATAATCCCGCCGTATGGGCATGCGGGCGACGGGAACCTGCATACCAAAGTGCTGATGACGCCGACCGACCCCAAGCACTGGGAACAGGCAAAAAAAGCGGTGGCGGAGATATATCAGCTGATCAGGGAGTTAGGCGGTACTACCAGCGGCGAACATGGGATAGCTATAACGAAGGCAGAAGAATTCCACAAGGAAAAGCACACTGTCATCCCGGTCATGAGAGCGATCAAAAAGGCAATGGACCCGAATAATATCATGAACCCGCACAAGATGTTCGACTGGGACAAAGGGTTCATGTATGAACTGCGCTACCCGACAAATCCCAACCGCAAGCTCGAAGGGCACCTGGCAAAATGGGAAAACGAAATGATGATGTGTACGATGTGCGGTTATTGCAAGAACGTCTGTCCCACATTCGTCAACCAGTTGTGGGACCCGCCGTCAGGCCGCGGCCGCATGGTCATGTCCTACGGCATCCTGGAAAAAGAGCTGGAGATCGATGATTCGGTCGTGAAGGCGCTGTACCAGTGCACTTTATGCCGGGACTGTAACCGCCGGTGCCCGTCGAAGGTGAAGGTGCCGGATGTCGTGCGCGCGGCCCGGGCAGATCTCGTGGAAAAGGGGTTCGCGTACGACGCGCACAAGACGTTCATCGCCAACATCAAAAAGACCGGCAATATTTTCGCCGACACCGAGGTGATGGCGCCGGTCCAGGAAGGCGAGACGCCGGTATTCGTCGGCTGCCAGTTCCTGGCTCGACCCAACAAGACCAAGATGTACTTAAAGCTTCTGGAAAAGATCGGCATCAAGCCGAAAGTGGTCAAGGAAGTATGCTGCGGTTACCCGATGGAAGCGCTGGGTTTTGTCAAGGAATTCGAGGAGCACAAAAAGAAGTTCACCGAGCTCTTCCCGTTCAAGACCGCGATCACCCTTTGCCCGACGTGCACGGTCTATCTGAACGAAGCCTACAAGATCCAGGCGAAACACGCGTTGCAGGTTATCGCCGAAAAGCTGCCCGGCGCTCAGGTGAAAAAACAGGCCGGTAAGGTCACGTACCATGATCCTTGCGACCTGTCACGGGGTGCCAAGATCACCAAAGAACCCCGCGAGATCATCAAGGCGCTCGGTCTGGAACTTGTGGAAATGAAATACAAGCAGGACACGTCGCGGTGCTGCGGCGGCGGCGGCGGCATTCTCGTGTCGGACAACACACTGTCCAATAAGATCGCCGAAGAACGGATAAAGGAAGCGCTCAGAACAAAAGCGGAAACGCTGGTTACGGCCTGTGCTACCTGCGAGCAGGTGCTCAAGACCGCGGCGACCGCGGTCGCCGATAAAGGCGGTGGTAAGCTCAACGTTCTGGGTTTACAGGAAATTATCTGGAAAGCTCTTTAA
- a CDS encoding FprA family A-type flavoprotein, which translates to MPTKELRPGIYAVGSLDRDRKLFDELIPLPDGTTYNAYLIKGSEKTALIDTVDPAKAEELFSNLKKAGITQLDYVISNHAEQDHSGSIPHVLKAFPEAMVVTNLKCKDFLKSLLMIPEEKFITRGDHEILSLGDRTLEFLIAPWVHWPETMLTYLKEDGILFSCDLFGAHLATSDLFADDDARVYESAKRYYAEIMMPFRSNIVSHLRKLQSYDIKMIAPSHGPVHAKSPFIVDAYADWVSDNVKNEVVLPFVSMHGSTRAMVDHFIDALMKRSITVKPFNMPRTDIGELAIALVDAATIILAAPTVLVGPHPTVAYAAFLANALRPKTRFASVIGSFGWGTQVIERLGGLMTNLKVEMIEPVVIKGYPTVDDLKKLDLLADAVLAKHKAAGIGI; encoded by the coding sequence ATGCCTACAAAAGAACTTAGGCCCGGTATTTACGCGGTCGGTTCGTTGGACCGGGACCGCAAACTTTTCGACGAGCTGATCCCCCTGCCAGACGGCACGACCTACAACGCCTACTTGATCAAGGGTAGCGAAAAGACCGCGTTAATCGATACGGTCGATCCGGCCAAGGCAGAAGAACTGTTCTCCAACCTGAAAAAGGCAGGTATTACCCAGCTCGATTACGTGATCTCCAATCATGCCGAGCAGGATCATTCAGGTTCGATACCGCATGTGCTGAAAGCTTTTCCAGAAGCCATGGTCGTGACCAATCTAAAATGTAAGGATTTTCTGAAAAGCCTGCTGATGATCCCGGAAGAGAAATTTATCACCAGGGGCGACCACGAAATCCTGTCGTTAGGCGACAGGACGCTCGAGTTCCTCATCGCGCCGTGGGTTCACTGGCCCGAAACAATGCTGACCTATTTGAAAGAAGACGGGATCTTGTTCTCATGCGATCTGTTCGGCGCGCACCTGGCAACCAGCGATTTGTTTGCCGATGATGATGCGCGGGTCTATGAATCAGCCAAACGGTATTACGCCGAGATCATGATGCCGTTTAGAAGTAATATCGTCAGCCATTTGAGAAAGCTTCAAAGCTATGATATAAAGATGATCGCGCCGAGTCACGGTCCCGTACATGCGAAGTCGCCCTTTATCGTGGACGCCTATGCGGATTGGGTTTCTGACAACGTGAAGAACGAGGTCGTTCTGCCGTTCGTATCCATGCACGGCAGCACCAGGGCAATGGTCGATCATTTCATTGACGCCCTCATGAAGCGGTCGATCACGGTCAAACCGTTCAACATGCCGCGGACTGACATTGGAGAGCTGGCGATCGCCCTGGTTGACGCCGCCACGATAATTCTTGCGGCACCGACCGTACTGGTCGGACCGCATCCCACGGTCGCTTATGCGGCCTTTCTTGCCAATGCCCTGCGCCCCAAGACCCGGTTCGCGTCGGTTATCGGTTCTTTCGGGTGGGGTACTCAGGTGATCGAAAGGCTCGGGGGCCTCATGACCAACCTTAAAGTCGAGATGATCGAACCGGTTGTGATCAAGGGATATCCGACAGTTGATGACCTGAAAAAACTTGATCTCCTGGCCGATGCAGTTCTGGCAAAACACAAGGCTGCTGGGATCGGGATTTAG
- a CDS encoding cysteine desulfurase family protein — protein MHEVYLDNHSATRIDERVLVEMTPYLKEYYGNAQSIHTAGARAKDALDKARKEVAGLIGAQEPEIYFTSCGSEANNLALKGIAVAYQEKGKHIIVSGIEHFSVLYAARRLEQAGFDITHLPVDKYGLVSADDLKKAIKPQTILISIQHANPEIGTIQPINEMARIAHDKGVLFHTDAVSTAGVIPVNVKELGVDLLSLSSSQIHGPKGAAALYVKKGVRVIPLIDGGIQESGRRAGTEDIPAITGFGSACRIAKNASVENSKRMRQLRDRLITELPRNIDYLYLNGHPEKRLPNNVNFSVEFVEGEGMMLLLDEKGIYVTSGSACTSKSLKMSHVLSAIKIDAAIAQGSLVMTLSKYNNDTDIDYVLAEIPPIVKKLRNMSPLYAFFLKTGTRHVAGPGTDYEHEHGQND, from the coding sequence ATGCACGAAGTCTACCTTGATAACCATTCGGCAACCCGGATTGATGAACGGGTGTTGGTCGAGATGACGCCGTATTTGAAAGAATATTATGGCAATGCCCAGAGCATTCATACAGCCGGCGCCCGTGCGAAGGATGCTTTGGATAAAGCGCGAAAGGAAGTTGCGGGTTTGATCGGGGCGCAGGAACCAGAGATCTATTTTACTTCCTGCGGTTCCGAGGCCAACAACCTGGCGCTCAAGGGCATTGCCGTGGCTTACCAGGAAAAAGGCAAGCATATCATCGTTTCCGGTATCGAGCATTTCTCCGTTTTATACGCCGCGCGGAGGCTTGAGCAGGCCGGTTTTGATATCACCCACCTGCCGGTGGATAAGTACGGTCTGGTTTCAGCTGATGATCTAAAAAAAGCTATCAAGCCGCAGACCATTTTAATTTCCATTCAGCATGCCAACCCGGAGATCGGGACGATCCAGCCGATCAATGAAATGGCCAGGATCGCTCATGACAAAGGCGTGCTGTTCCATACCGACGCGGTTTCGACCGCCGGCGTGATCCCGGTCAATGTGAAAGAATTGGGTGTTGATTTGTTGTCTTTGTCGAGTTCTCAAATTCACGGACCCAAAGGCGCAGCCGCGCTGTATGTTAAAAAGGGCGTCAGGGTCATCCCTCTGATCGACGGTGGAATTCAGGAAAGCGGCCGGAGGGCTGGCACCGAGGACATACCGGCGATCACGGGTTTCGGCTCTGCCTGCCGGATTGCCAAGAATGCATCAGTCGAAAATTCGAAAAGGATGCGGCAATTGCGAGACCGGCTAATTACTGAACTGCCAAGGAATATCGACTACTTGTATTTGAACGGCCACCCGGAAAAACGGCTTCCGAACAATGTCAATTTTTCCGTTGAGTTCGTCGAGGGCGAAGGGATGATGTTGCTGCTTGATGAAAAGGGTATTTATGTGACAAGCGGTTCGGCTTGCACTTCCAAATCATTGAAGATGTCGCATGTTCTGTCCGCGATCAAGATCGACGCGGCCATCGCGCAGGGTTCCCTCGTGATGACGCTGTCCAAGTATAACAACGATACTGATATTGATTACGTGCTGGCCGAAATTCCGCCCATCGTCAAAAAATTGCGCAATATGTCGCCCTTGTATGCGTTTTTCCTTAAAACCGGAACGCGGCACGTGGCCGGGCCCGGAACGGATTACGAGCACGAACACGGACAGAACGATTAA
- the larA gene encoding nickel-dependent lactate racemase has protein sequence MDLQIPYGKDDKLNVKIADKNILAVVYPNEVKEQNESKILLDAIEKPIKSKTFKEFLSNARDILFIVNDGTRPTPTAKVLDMIQDQIQDKNIKFVVATGVHRAPTQEEFDFIFGKYYAKFNGLIHVHDCKKEEDMVHIGTSKNGTEMYVNKLGMNAHKIVIIGSVEPHYFGGYTGGRKSFLPGIASRKTIEQNHKHALKMEAQALVLDGNPVHEDMIDALKVIADKEIFSIQTVLDGERRLYGVTSGHIHDSFYAAVDKAKEVFCVKVPAKADIVVSIAPYPMDVDLYQSQKALDNGKLALKDGGILIMVSKCRTGIGEPAFFELLSSCKSPQDALDKIAKGYKLGYHKASKMAEIGTWAEMWGVTDLADKDMNAIFIKPFHSLQEAVDKALAVKGKDAKVTFLMDGSITVPLIG, from the coding sequence ATGGATCTTCAGATTCCTTATGGTAAGGACGATAAACTAAATGTCAAAATCGCGGACAAGAATATCCTTGCAGTGGTATACCCCAACGAGGTAAAGGAACAGAACGAGAGTAAGATCCTGCTTGACGCCATCGAAAAACCGATCAAGTCGAAGACCTTCAAAGAATTCCTGTCCAATGCCCGAGACATTCTGTTCATCGTGAATGACGGTACCCGGCCGACACCGACCGCGAAAGTGCTGGATATGATCCAGGACCAGATCCAGGATAAAAACATCAAGTTCGTCGTGGCAACCGGAGTGCACCGGGCGCCGACCCAGGAGGAATTCGATTTCATATTCGGCAAATACTATGCGAAGTTCAATGGATTAATCCACGTGCACGACTGTAAAAAGGAAGAGGACATGGTGCATATCGGCACCTCCAAGAACGGTACCGAAATGTATGTCAATAAGCTGGGCATGAACGCCCACAAGATCGTGATCATCGGTTCGGTGGAACCGCATTATTTCGGAGGGTATACGGGGGGACGGAAATCGTTCCTGCCCGGGATCGCCTCGCGGAAGACGATCGAACAGAATCACAAGCATGCCCTTAAAATGGAAGCCCAGGCTCTGGTTCTCGACGGGAATCCGGTGCACGAGGACATGATCGACGCGCTTAAGGTCATCGCGGACAAGGAGATCTTCTCGATCCAGACCGTGCTCGACGGAGAGCGCCGGCTGTACGGCGTGACCAGCGGCCACATCCACGATTCTTTCTACGCGGCGGTCGACAAGGCCAAGGAGGTGTTCTGCGTCAAAGTGCCGGCAAAGGCGGATATCGTCGTGAGCATAGCGCCATACCCGATGGATGTCGACCTTTATCAGTCGCAGAAAGCGCTGGATAACGGCAAACTCGCTTTGAAAGACGGCGGCATCCTGATCATGGTCTCCAAATGCCGCACCGGCATCGGTGAACCCGCGTTTTTCGAGCTGCTTTCTTCATGCAAATCACCGCAGGACGCGCTGGATAAGATCGCAAAGGGTTACAAGCTCGGTTATCACAAGGCATCGAAGATGGCCGAGATCGGTACCTGGGCCGAGATGTGGGGCGTCACGGACCTCGCGGACAAGGATATGAACGCGATATTCATCAAGCCGTTCCACAGCCTGCAGGAAGCGGTCGACAAGGCCCTTGCCGTCAAAGGCAAGGACGCCAAAGTCACTTTCCTGATGGACGGCAGCATAACCGTACCACTGATCGGATAA